The sequence GGAAAGTGGCGTCATCTGTCGATATGGGTGGGTTGCTCTCAGTTGTGAACGCAGACACACCGGTCGGCCTCCTTGGTTGGATGTTTGCTCTCTTGATTGGCGTAAACTTTGGCACAACTCTTGCGTTCTGCTGGATGTTGTTTGAGGTATTCGAGGTGTACTTTATCTGAGGGTGTTTTGGAAGGAACCGTGGGACGATGCGTTGTGAGATCGGAGAGACCACTTGGATGATTTGGTTTGGAGAGAGGTTCGTTTGTGGGATGTATGAAGTATTGGTGAGACTGCTGCATAGGGCTGTGTTAGTGACAGGTGGGGACCTTGCGTAGATGTCGTTAATGTAGGTGTTATTACAAGGGATGTGGCAGTTTGCACTGTTGTTTTGTAGAACTGGCTTGAAGCGGGTACCCTGACTGGCTGTGGCTTGGTAGGATGGCTGTACTTGGTGCGGACTTGTGACCTGACAGTTTGCACTGTTGTTTTGTAGAACTGGCTTGAAGCGGGTACCCTGACTGGCTGTGGCTTGGTAGGATGGCTGTATTTGGTGCGGACTTGTGACCTGACTGTTTGCACTGTTGTTTTGTAGAACTGGCTTGAAGCGGGTACCCTGACTGGCTGTGGCTTGGTAGGATGGCTGTATTTGGTGCGGACTTGTGACCTGACTGTTTGCACTGTTGTTTTGTAGAATTGGCTTGAAGCGGGTACCCTGACTGGCTGTGGCTTGGTAGGATGGTTGTATTTGGTGCGGACTTGTGACCTGACAGTTTACACTGTTGTTTTGTTGAACTGGCTTGAAGCGGGTACCCTGACTGGCTGTGGCTTGGTAGGATGGCTGTATTTGGTGCGGACTTCCATACTGAATGATGGGTCTGAAAGAGTGAATGTTCCTTTGGGCTGCTCCCATCGGCTGTGAACATAAAGTATTTTGTGGCATGGTATACTGCATATCACCATAAGGAGCTCTCGGGGGAAAGCTACCCGTTGGTTGAGTAGGGTTGGTGACCGAGAACATACCATTGAGATCCCCAACTGGTGAGGGAAGATTAGCTGGTAACCTGGATGGTGTAATGATGGGGTGCGGTGCACCAGGCACGGTGCATGATGATGTAAATCTATTGGGGCTTAGGGAGCCTTGGAAGGTCAGCTGACGTGTAGGGATCCGGCGGACAGACGTCGGAGGTGGGGTGCTGGACAGGGACAAATCAGACAGACATCCCTCCTGGAACATGACAAAAAAAGTGTCTCATGTCAATGAAATCCTATATGATATCTGGTACTGTGTGGCAAGAAAGTCTgacttatttatttacttttcttCGCCGCAGATAACCAAGAATAAAAGATAAAAATTGCAGCCTGTTTTCAGGAATGAGTGatgtcagacttttatctgattCGGACATTTTTTCATGCCTCTATTGTAAAATAACATATTTTcttaaattatgttttttttagtcAACCTCTCCAGCGCTGAGGATACTTTTCCCAAAGCCTCCTTGAAACCTTACAAAAAACACCCTCTGGCTAAATATAGAGACCCTCTTTCAAGCTACTCTCACCAAACcttgttcccaggggtgattgatctcgccgcgccattttttcccagcatgccttgctcgataacccctggaagtgtaactCCAAAATATCCAATTATATGGGATATTTACAATTAATCCTGTGGTTGATCCAttctgtgttgggcgttagtcgcgcacaggctggatgcgctgtgtggAAAGTTGTAGAATACATACTGTGTATGTAAACTTGCACGGTGTGTGTTGCGTGATAAAAAAGTGAATGCGTACATCTTTATACGCATGCATTTCGGCATATAAAGCTTTTTGAAGATGCACAGCGTTTCATATTTTGCGCGTATATGTAGTCAATCAAAGACACAGATCAGAGTTTCCCTCCCTGGGGTTAGAGACGTACGCAAAGTTAGCGGGTGTACGCTGCGCGAGGTTGACTCTCACCTTCTGCCCTGACTGGTACAACCCTGTGTTGGTGAACTGAGCCTTGGGCGTAACTTCAAAGGCCGCACTGCACACTGACGGTAACTTATACCGCAGATCGGCGATGAATGCATTGATGATGGGTGCTGGATCTACTCTTGTTTGAAGAGTTGTCTCCTGCTTTCGTATACAGTACTCAGGGTAGCTAATTGGGCATTGGTTAAAGACAAATCTTAAACAACTACCTGATCGGAATCTTTTCaatggaaatggtattttaacttgtttataacgcatttttgatatgtgtacacttctgaattttttcgtaattatcgattaaaaaatcagaccccaacctaaaggttttgaaaaaactaaaaacacttctgcggttgacggcgtgcgtcaaaggacaatgccgctgacatCATGTCTGGGAGTTTGCTTCGTTATATACCTCCACTCCAAAgtggctttacaaattggagctcccaacgatgacgttttgagagtgattacatAACAAGGATTTttgacagagaagaagatggagagatgacatcagggtatattcaggaacaacatggaccagaattataaaaaacaaatctttggtTTTATAGGAGTAAGAAGAAAACTTACAAATCAATATGTTAAAACATTAAAGATGCTAcagtatgtcagatttttggccccaaacattaaaaaatagatttgtttgagtgaatggtattttaaagagtatcacccactctaacgaaaaaaaatttaacttttacttttaatcgtcaggaaccatgacaaaaatttaaaacgtttcttataaaacacataagaattggtcacgtgatatattgtcgggatcctgacaaaaactaattttgagcactttattttactgctactaataattggcggacttttacGAGCAATGGcttaaatgaaagcttgtaactttctcgacccccatcaaaatacctattgaatttttaaccaaaatgtttgggtcaaatcggcaaaaaatctgacatagcgtCTTTAGGCGGTTAATTAAGAGCATCGGACACAAGCTCTAATGTTTCTGATCAGAGGGTTAAGTCCTGGTCGTGGCGTTTTTGTCCTTGGTCAAGAAACTTTTCAGGTCTTTGTACTTAAAAAAACGTAGCTCAACAACACTTTGCAGGAAAAACATTGAATGTTGGAGCGCCTTAAGCATCACTGAATGATGGTTGTCGACGTAAGAAGCtgctattatttttgtttatacaatAATTTGGATCCGATTCTTCATCAGTGCATTTGATAAAGGATACGTGAAGAGTGTTGGTCCAATGGCTGGGAAGTAGATGTTGTAATACATTACGCCGGCACTGGAATCTGGCAGCCTGTATCCATACTGTAATTAACAGACAGACAACAAGTTATTCAGAGTTTGAGGACAaaagtgtattattattattattattattattattattattattattattattattattattattattattattattattattattattatttcattttatcacagcatgcaaaagaaagatcacattttcctttgtgccggtaactcctcgagtcggactacgtcccgtagccttagatctcaagggtctttctcaggatccttgctgttcccaaaagcgctgccttctgtaacagatctaccctcacatttgtccctatttcatctagatgtttccccagtgctttgggaatggtgccaagtgctccaaccaccacggggactacttttacctttacctgccaaatcttacgaagttccctggccaggtcctggtacttctcgatcttttccatctccttcgaagctacccttatatcacctggcacagctatgtcaatgagatgacacatcttcttcgtcttatctaatagtacaacatccggacgcctatgtTGTATAACATGATCGGTCATTTTAGGATATTTTGTACACTATAATTGGATAGTTGTTCGACATTGGTACAAAAAGTGGCCATCTGTTTTTTCATTGCATTAAAGGCCTTCCCAAGTTTTTGGCTTTTTGCGATATAAAGGTCAACTATGATGATGATGTACTTACTGCATTCTTCCAGTATCTTCTGATGTCTTTGTAGGTCTTGAAGGGACTCGTCGCTGGGATCTCATGACTGATGCTAACGACCTTGCCTTTCTTCAAGCTAGGTAAAACAAAAcacgaacaaaaataaataacactaacTGGTTTAATCATGGAACTCACTCACTTAAATTTTACTTGAAACACTACTACTATTACGAATATAACTAGGGTTCCAATTCTTACATGTATTTCAATGTTgcataaatcaaaataattcaaatttaATAATACATAAGTGTTATATAATCAATTTGACATTGTATATTTCACAAAGGTGATCAAGatataagggaatcaatgtgtggtgaaggggttttcaactagtggtttaatcccaacgaggcctggttcttgataattttacagagacgaagtcgaggtaaattatcgagaaccaggcctcggcgggtttacaTGGtttaacacactttgattcccattcataaataccttttcggtcaaaaaatatcaacacttatggtctaaaagtaaaatacatacaaaaattataattggtGACGATATGCATAAaacagcaaacctgtgaaaatttgaactcaatcggtcgtcgaatttacgtgatattaatgaaagaaaaaacacctttgtcgcaccatggtcaaaCGAAGTatgtagtgtgctttcagatgcttgatttcgagacctcaaattctaaacctgaggtctcgatatcaaattcttggaacatcacttctttctcgaaaactacgtcacttcagagggaactgtttctcacaatgttttatactatcaacctctccccattacttgtaatcaagaaatgttttatgctaataattgttttgagtaattgacaatagtgtccactgcctttatgcgAATGCTTTTGGTCTCTATCTCAAATAGTACCCAGCTTGAATCACTGGTACCCAATTCAAAACTCATCACAAAACATATCTTTTTCGGAAACAATAGCCTtcaaacttttggttgtcttgtgtcattgtgtattagaagagttcttatttttttttgcgccaggtgtgtcatcattgacagacatggcgcactgGAAAtgtttaacattattattattattaccaccAGAGTTTAGAAGTTGTTTCATAGTTTTCAAGGCCCTACACTTTTAGAAAATTTAATATCCACCTGGGTAAGACGTAACACCATTTATTCTCGATGGAGTATTCCAATATCACATTATTATTGGACTGGAAGAATTGCTCTACCACAGGTCTGCATACTTCAAAGTCAGCAATCTGTGAAAAGACATTACAAAAAATGTTACTTGAATTGTAATAACTAAAGAAAGTTGTGCTAAAATGTTGAACTTTCAGGACACAGATTCTTCAAAGTGATTCCGTTGGCAGTAGACCGATCAACttagctccgccccattgtgtattggccaatcacaacgcaacgaaggtccgacaaataaggtctaACATGTGTGTGCGTATGCTTggtgcgcgcggcagagttgtgcaaaaaggaattggagaggctcacgcgttcttgctcacatgtgcgttGTGGGttgagcctaatggatcggtctattgtctcacaaatctgaaactttgatacaaattcaaaggtatgttgaaatgatgccatatctaccttttggtaacccctggggttatagattccaaggagcttttggaaacagtatccaaatcactagagaagtagaccaatgagcaggatttctttatttgtggaaaacaatattgtctgattttcttcaccaggccgacataaaagtctgaattcagccaaaagtttGAACAATCTAATCCCTGCATGATATGCCCATTTGCCGGGGTAGATTGTAGATCAGGGGAAAGTGATCCAAATGTGGCAATAGAGTAGTGTGACAAGGGCTACAACTTGTTCAGAGTTAACTTACTGTGCACCGTGGCAGCTTTGCCATCATGGGTCTCAATGCGAGACAGATCTCAGTTTCAGTCACGTTCAATTCCATGTCTGAAAGCAAGACCAGAACAAAGAGAAAGACCAATTGCCAAAACAGCATAATAGATGCCTTGCAATGGAGAATTATCCTTTTAGTTTAGTACTCCCCATCCCAATTTCTATTAATAGAAATAACAACATCTAGAGGTGGAAGTACCATTTTAGATTTAAGAACCTAGATGTTGTACTTTGCCTGCGTCGTAATAATACGCTTTTTGTACTACATAGAagactttctgggacgataggtggcagcagacttaccgggtaaagccattgttctcaaAATTATACGCATGTTCAGAGCTACgtaaacaatagaccttatcgcaaatactaaTGCGCacgcgcagactgttgaatgaggtgcattgtgggatatatatggatcaaatttggataccagcaagaccacaatgcacctaattcctagctttacgcgcgcgctccggtatttgcgaaaaggtataTGGAAATTTAcgcggtaagtctgctgccacctagcgttgaaaagtctcccattcttgTTCTCTTACAAACATCTCAAAAAAGAAGTTTCATCACATTTATATTTGAGTTAAACCCCATGGTTCCTTATTATTTAGGAGTACAGTCTGTAactaaaggcagcggacactgttggtaattactcaaaataattattagcaacattggcaacaactaatagggagaggttgataatgtatagcattgtgagaaacatctccctctgaaataacgtaggtATCGAGGAAGAAGCAAtttcccatgaatttgatttcaaaacctcagaattagactttgaggcCCTGAAatttagcatctgaaagcatacaacttcgtgtggcaagggtgttttttctttcattattaccttgcaactccgacgaccaattgagctcaaattttcacaggtttgttattttatgcatatattgagatacacaaagtgagaagactggtctttgacaattaccaatagtgtccagtgtctttaggtcaaacttattttagttttttagccggttaaaaaaaatgcagtttTTGAGCCGTTAaatttgaaagtaaaaaaatcTGCGGATCAGCACTTACCAATGGCTGCCATATGACCAGACCCAACCAAGAAGTCTCTGCCTTGCAAGTAGCACGTCCCTGCCTTGTTCCACAATGGTGCTAGTTTGGCCCTGATAGTGTAGGCTAGACATGCCTGAAACACTGGACTGATAACCCTCATTGGTTTACTCACCTACAACAgtacacaacaaaacaaacacacaaacaaatggattggacgagttggtctataaaatgcgtatgtaaccgtttgttataaaatgtatgtatgattggaaagatgttttaaaagtagaatgatccacacaagtttgctttgaaatcgcgtggttttccttttactttgcgaactaacacggtcggcagtttatgggagtcaaaaatttgactcccataaatagccgaccgtgtaagtcgacgaggtaaaaggaaaaccggcactttcaaggcatgtttgtgtggatcgctgtattctactttctttttaaccaatgcattttataacaaacatttacaaacccttttcaaagaccaactcgaccgattcaaggacactattggtaacatgtactcaaaattattgttagcataatggagagctgttggtagtattaaatgtgcgaaacggctccttcAGAACAGAGTTtccgagaaagaggtaatttctcagtcaAACATATCAAGCCAGAAGCTTTTCATTAGGCATAGTACACACAAACTTaaatgcaacaagtgtgtttgttctttcattgctctctctcttgcaactttgatgaccaatcgggtccaaatttttacatattttttattttaaatgcacaTTGTTGGAATATGAGCgagaata comes from Asterias amurensis chromosome 3, ASM3211899v1 and encodes:
- the LOC139934585 gene encoding uncharacterized protein produces the protein MMATAHTTPSIFFAKVPDFKDLCSITLNVCDSLSQSGGGDRNSTKYVGSQPQIIKCRELIFTEPMILASPSLQQEQNIYVILQQSLWKSGRLQARCQKMGLQVSKPMRVISPVFQACLAYTIRAKLAPLWNKAGTCYLQGRDFLVGSGHMAAIDMELNVTETEICLALRPMMAKLPRCTIADFEVCRPVVEQFFQSNNNVILEYSIENKWCYVLPSLKKGKVVSISHEIPATSPFKTYKDIRRYWKNAYGYRLPDSSAGVMYYNIYFPAIGPTLFTYPEYCIRKQETTLQTRVDPAPIINAFIADLRYKLPSVCSAAFEVTPKAQFTNTGLYQSGQKEGCLSDLSLSSTPPPTSVRRIPTRQLTFQGSLSPNRFTSSCTVPGAPHPIITPSRLPANLPSPVGDLNGMFSVTNPTQPTGSFPPRAPYGDMQYTMPQNTLCSQPMGAAQRNIHSFRPIIQYGSPHQIQPSYQATASQGTRFKPVQQNNSVNCQVTSPHQIQPSYQATASQGTRFKPILQNNSANSQVTSPHQIQPSYQATASQGTRFKPVLQNNSANSQVTSPHQIQPSYQATASQGTRFKPVLQNNSANCQVTSPHQVQPSYQATASQGTRFKPVLQNNSANCHIPCNNTYINDIYARSPPVTNTALCSSLTNTSYIPQTNLSPNQIIQVVSPISQRIVPRFLPKHPQIKYTSNTSNNIQQNARVVPKFTPIKRANIQPRRPTGVSAFTTESNPPISTDDATFPEKAQQIAVTGLNLGVSKTAITPSFRRKELSHTSNLTPQVKRTQQTLDALIRKKSETPKPNQGGGKSVKRKPKEDGVEVQTASKKPRNKPKLQEGIDITSLAVNDQLSKVNTITLATWLKDKGIGIKSKDKKADLIQRVMEYIHLNSTED